Part of the Pseudobdellovibrionaceae bacterium genome is shown below.
TCGTAATAGACGACGAATATCTTCATCGTCATCAATCACTAATACATGTAGAGATTCCTCTACAGGGTGCGAGGTATCACTGATAGCTCGTGAAGTTGTGGACATATAGGCTCCGATTGTTTGTGGAAGACGTTCTGCTGAATCGAGAGACACATTAAACAGTATTCGTTCACAAAAATCAACCTGAGATTTCTATAAAACCCTTTATGGGCAAGGATTTACAGGGGTGAACAAAATATAGTCTATTGTAACAAACTGTCTCACTAGGAAGCTATGGGCCCCGGTTTTGAGTGGAAGTTTTTGATGATCGGCTGCCGATTGAATATCAACGACAATGATTTAGACATTTTCCCTATATCTTTGTTGTCTGGAGATTTGGGGAGAGCACCGAATGTTTTCTCGGAAAGCTCCTTAAGTTGTTGAAAACCACGAATGGGTAGAGTCCAGTGGGGTTTTTCTGAAAATCTCATGATCGCCTCCCTTTTGGCTGTATTGGTCGTATGCAAGGTTGCACAGCAAAGATCAGTCCATGGCAAAAGCGAATTTAGGCCCTATAGTTGAGTACCTTAGGGCCGACTTACGAAACAGTTTGTCACAGCCTGTAACGGTGAGAGTCTTTTCAGAGAAGATAATTTATCCCATTAGGCTTTAAATGGGGGCCTGCCCTTGGCACACATCGTGCTCTAGAAGTTGATCACAACGATAACTGCCAAAGACCTCTCGGTCGAAGCATTATTGTCTCAATAAAACCCTAATCCCCCCCCCAATTGCACTGCTGGGTTCCCCCTGAACCCAGCAGCCCCTTCTAAAAGATTTAGAGCTACCGCTTTTTCAGTCTAATATCCTGTTAAGCAAATCGGAGATTTGAGTTATAGTTCAACCAGGAAGTGGCGACGAAGAAGGGGGCAGCGTGAAAACGGCATTGGTGTTGACGGGGGGAGGCGCTCGAGGAGCCTACCAAGCGGGCGTCATAAAGGGACTCAGCGAAATCGCCGATCGGTGTGGAGCCACAAACTGTTTTGGTATTATGAACGGCGTGAGTGCTGGTGCTATAAATGCGGTATTTTGCGCCAGTGGGGCCCATGACTTTTCCACCACAGCAGCAGCTCTGGCTGATTTGTGGACCCATTTGCGCCCAGAGCAGGTTTATCGCTCCGATTTGATGTCCTTGGGGCGTATCGGTGCGGGATGGATGGCGGATTTGGCACTGGGTAATCTGCGCGCCAAGAAGAAAGCCCACCACCTTTTGGATACGGCTCCCCTTAAGAAACTACTTAATGAAAAAGTAGACTTCTCAAAGATCTCTGAAAATTTAAAAAAAGGTCACTTGCAAGCACTGGTTTGTACCACTTTTTCTTACACTCACGGTAAGACGGTGGCCTATATTCAATCAGAATTGGCCACAGAAATGTGGTCCCGACCTCGAAGAGAGAGTCGGGCGACGGTGATCACCGAAGACCATGTAATGGCCTCAGCGGCAGTGCCTCTTTTGTTTCCACAAATTGCCATTGATGGTGAGCATTTTAGTGATGGGACTTTTCGCAACACAGCCCCTTTGGGGCCGGCGATCAATTTGGGTGCTGAAAAAATTCTGGTTGTGGGTGTGCGCCATCAAAAACATGTGCATGTGGACTCAAGTATCGGCCCTGATGGCCCCAGTGTGGCCAGAATGGTCGGTCATCTTTTGAATTCCTTGTTTTTTGATTTAACCAATGTGGACATTGAGCGACTTGTGAATATCAACTTAGCCCTTCAAAAACTGTCAAAGGCCGAAGTAGAGAAACTTCGCTACACTCCCGTGCGACACCTTTATCTCCAGCCTTCAAAAGATCTGGGGGCCTTGGCTGAGCAGGTGGCCCATCGAATCCCACGCTCTGTTCAATACCTCTTGGCGGGGTTAGGGACTCGGCATGAATCGGCAGAGCTGGCCAGCTATCTTCTGTTTGATAGCGAGTATACGGCGGCTCTAGTGGATATGGGATATCAAGACTGTATTGAGCGACAGCAAGAAATTAAGGATTTTCTAAATTCTTAGCCCGGGGGCCAATTCAGAGATCGGCCGCCAAGGAGGTGGATGTGCAAATGAAACACGGTTTGTCCGCCATCTTCGTTGGTGTTGATCACCACCCGATAACCGGATTCTGCCAGGTTTTGCTGTTTGGCAATTTCAGCGACCACAACCAAAAGGTGCCCCATCAGGGCTTTATTGGAATCAGCCAGTTCAGCCATTGAGGTAATGGGTTCTTTTGGAATAACCAGTATATGTGTGGGCGCTTGCGGATTGACATCATGAAATGCTAGGCACAGATCATCTTCATAAACAATATCAGCCGGAATTTCGCGGTTTATGATTTTTTGAAATAGGGTCAATTTATTCTCCTTTGGCCTCAACAAACCCATGTCGCACAATCACACCTTCCACAAGGTAGATAACGTCTTCAGCAATATTGGTGGCATAATCAGCAATGCGTTCAAGGTGCTTTGAAGTATTCAGGCAACGAATCATTTCTCGAGTCTTTGCGGGGTCTTTGGAGATGGCATCTGATATGAGGTGAAAGTTTTCGTAGTTGATTTTATCCACGATCCGGTCAGATTCGAGAACTTTGCGGGCGACGGTGGTGTCCATGGTTATAAGCGCATCCAGGGCCTCTTTAACCATCAGGCGTGTGTGTTCCTGCATGGTGGTGAAATCCACTGGCAAGTCCATGTCAGTTCGTCCGGCGAGGTTTTTTGCGGTTCGCGCAATATTGGCCGCTAAATCGCCAATGCGCTCAAGGTCATTATTGATTTTAAGTACAGCCACTAAAAAGCGAAGGTCTGTGGCCACAGGTTGGTGTAGGGCCATTACTTGAAGGCATTTTTCTTCAATTTCCACTTCGGTTTCATCAATACGTCGGTCGTTGCTGATCACTTGTTGGGCCAGAGGTTCATTGCATTCATTCCAGGCTCGAAAGGCTCTATTTAGATTTTCTTCCACTAAAGAGCCCAGGGCCAGGAGCTCACGCTTTAATCGATCGAGTTCGTCACGTAGATGTTTCGTCATATTAAAATCCTTTTTAATGACTACGAAATGTTCTAAGAGCCCACGGATACAGGTGAGACGTTCTAGCCAAAGCGCCCAGTGATGTAATCTTCAGTGCGCTTTTCCCGCGGATTCGTAAACAGTTTACGCGTGTCACCATATTCAATCAAGTGCCCTTCATAGAAAAAGGCCGTTTGTTGGGAGACTCGGGAGGCTTGCTGCATATTATGGGTTACGATAATTATAGTGTAGTTGTCTTTGAGTTCATCAATGAGGTCTTCCACCCGGGCTGTGGCCTTAGGGTCAAGGGCCGAGCAGGGTTCGTCCATTAATATCACTTCTGGACTCATGGCAATGGCACGGGCAATACAAAGGCGCTGCTGTTGTCCGCCAGACAAAGCCAGCGCCGATTCGTGAAGGCGGTCTTTGACTTCATCCCACAATGCAGCTCCGCGCAAGGAGGTTTCCACCAACTCGTCCCAGTCCACTTTGTAGTTATTTACTTTGGGGCCCCAAACAATATTTTTATAAATTGATTTTGGAAATGGATTGGGCTTTTGAAAAACCATGCCCACTCGCCGGCGGACTTCCGCAGGATCAGTTTTTGGCGAGTAGATATTTTGCCCGTCAAATACAATTTCACCTTCCACGCGCACATTGGGGATGAGGTCGTTCATTCGGTTGATGCTTCTTAGCAGGGTGCTCTTGCCACAACCAGAGGGGCCAATAACAGCGGTTACCGATTTTGCTCGCACCGGCATGGAAACATTCTTCACAGCCTGCTTATCTCCGTAAAAAATGGAGACATCTTTTATATCTATTACTGGTTTTATTATTGAATCGACAGTCATAGGCGGTACCTTTGAAACCTTTGGCGAATGAATATGGCAACAAAGTTCATACTAAACAAGACAAGCAGCAATACAATAATGGCTGCTGCCGCCAAACTGTGAAATTCTTCTTGCGGGCGACCGGCCCAGTTAAAAATCTGAAGGGGCAGTACTGTAAACGGATCATTCACCGACTCGGGCACAAAGGCCACATAACTTAAGGCCCCCACCATAATCAGTGGCGCTGTTTCACCAATGGCTCTAGAAAGTGACAAGATGACTCCGGTCATGATGCCCGGCAAAGCCGCCGGTAGGATTTGCCCGGTAATGGTTTGCCAGCGTCGGGCCCCAAGGGCGTAGGCACCTAGCTTGACCTCTCGAGGGACCGCGCGAATGGCCTCCTGCGAGGCAATGATTATGACCGGCAACACCAAAAGAGTTAACGTCAGGGCGCCGGCTAAAATGCTTCGGTCAAGACCCAGGAAGCGCACAAAGACCGCGAGTCCCAATAATCCATATATAATAGACGGCATCCCCGCGAGATTTGCGATATTCACTTGCAACAGCCGAACAAACATTCCTTTTTTAGCATACTCTTGAAGATACACCGCTGTGGCCACACCGAGGGGTACGGCAATCAGAGTAGTGAGTCCCATAATCCATAAACTTCCCCAAATGGCCGCTTTGATGCCGGCTTTTTGGGGGAATCGGGAGGGAAATCGATTGAGAAAGTCCCAGCTGACCCAAGAAAACCCCGTGTGGGCTATGTGATATAGAAGCGCGCATAAAATAAACACAGAAAAACTTGTGGCCGCCACGGTCAAATATTTAAATATTCGGTCTTTTTTGTAGCGTTTTGAATTCACCCTAAGTGGTCTCCCAACTCATTTTATGGATAAAGTGATTTCCCACCGCATTCATCAACAAAGTCAGAACAAACAATAATGTGCCCACGGCAAAGGCTGTCAAATATTCAATGCCGCCGGCAGGAGTATCCCCCAGACTCACTTGAACAATATAGGCGGTCATTGTTTGGATGCTTTCAAAAGGATTTATAGTCATGTTCGGGGTGGCGCCGGCGGCCATGGTCACGGCCATGGTTTCTCCAACGGCTCGAGAGACGGCGAGCACCACGGCTGCGCCAATACGAGATCCCGCTGCAGGCATCACCACTTGGGTGATCACTTCATAGCGGGTGGCCCCAAGCCCGTAGGCCCCTTCTCGAAGCGCGCGGGGAACAGCCCGAAAGCCATCGTCCACAAGCGAAGCCACCATGGGAAGAATCATGATGCCGACAACGAGGGCTCCACTTGCCGCATTAAAGATTTCTGTTTCAGGATAGACGGCCTTTAATAAGGGCGTGATAAAGGTTAAAGCAAAGTAACCATAGACCACAGTCGGAATACCGGCCAGGATTTCTAATATGGGTTTGACCACGGATCGCTGCTTTTCAGATGCGAATTCATTGAGGTATGTGGCAACGAGAAGTCCCATGGGCAGAGCCACAATGGAAGCTCCAACCACAATCAATACAGTGCCCGCCAGCAAGGGCAAAACCCCAAAGGTTTGGGGTTTGATTATGGGCTGCCACTGAGTGCCGAATAAAAAATCTGGCAACGGGACCTGTTGAAAAAACTGCCAAGTTTCTTCGCTCAATACAAATATCACCGAAAGCGTAACGGCAACAGTGATGAGCACACAGACTAATAAAAAACCATGCACTCCATGATCGATATATTTGTTTCGAATCATTGATCCTAGTTCACTTTTGCTGTTGGAACACCACTAGCAGCAATTGTTTTCAGCGACTTTTCATAGGAGCTGTCAGCAAGTGGAACAAATCCTACTTGCTTAGAGAGTCCTTTCGCATGAGTCAGATAAAATGAGACAAATTTTGAAACTTCAGGACGCTCTAGAGATTTTTTATTCACGTAAATGTAAACAGGACGGGAAAGCGGGGCGTAGGTATTTTTGTTGATAGAGTCTAAGTTGGGAGAAACGGGCCCCTTGCCATTGTCTATAGCTACAGCATGAAGCTTGGACTCATTCTCTTTATAGTATGCAAATCCAAAAAAGCCCAGAGCACCTTCATCTCCTGCCACTCCGTGAACCAGCATATTGTCATCTTCACTTTTGGTGTAATCAGCTCGGCTAGAGTGTTCTTTGCCCACAATAGCTTTTGTGAAGTAATCGTAGGTGCCGCTGTCAGGGCCAGGTCCGTAGAGTTTTATTTCGGTTTTGGGCCAATCAGATCGAACATCGCTCCATTTAGTGACTTTACTTTCGGGCATCCAGATCTTTTTAAGTTCAGCTACCGTCATAGTTTTTGCCCATGTATTTTTAGGATTCACAACGACGGCGATTCCATCATAAGCCACTGGAATTTCGAGATAGGTGAGGCCAGCTTTAGAGGCCTTAGCTATTTCACTGGCCGATATGGGGCGAGAGGCATCTACAATATCGATTTCGCCACTGACAAATTTTTTAAATCCACCACCAGTACCCGACACGCCAATAGGCACGCGAATTTGGGGGCTTTCGCCTCTGAATTCTTCAGCAACGGCTTCAGTGAGGGGGTAGACGGTGCTCGAGCCATCCACGCTGACGGTACCTGATTTCAACGAGGCCCCGGCCGCT
Proteins encoded:
- a CDS encoding patatin-like phospholipase family protein, with the translated sequence MKTALVLTGGGARGAYQAGVIKGLSEIADRCGATNCFGIMNGVSAGAINAVFCASGAHDFSTTAAALADLWTHLRPEQVYRSDLMSLGRIGAGWMADLALGNLRAKKKAHHLLDTAPLKKLLNEKVDFSKISENLKKGHLQALVCTTFSYTHGKTVAYIQSELATEMWSRPRRESRATVITEDHVMASAAVPLLFPQIAIDGEHFSDGTFRNTAPLGPAINLGAEKILVVGVRHQKHVHVDSSIGPDGPSVARMVGHLLNSLFFDLTNVDIERLVNINLALQKLSKAEVEKLRYTPVRHLYLQPSKDLGALAEQVAHRIPRSVQYLLAGLGTRHESAELASYLLFDSEYTAALVDMGYQDCIERQQEIKDFLNS
- a CDS encoding histidine triad nucleotide-binding protein, giving the protein MGLLRPKENKLTLFQKIINREIPADIVYEDDLCLAFHDVNPQAPTHILVIPKEPITSMAELADSNKALMGHLLVVVAEIAKQQNLAESGYRVVINTNEDGGQTVFHLHIHLLGGRSLNWPPG
- the phoU gene encoding phosphate signaling complex protein PhoU; amino-acid sequence: MTKHLRDELDRLKRELLALGSLVEENLNRAFRAWNECNEPLAQQVISNDRRIDETEVEIEEKCLQVMALHQPVATDLRFLVAVLKINNDLERIGDLAANIARTAKNLAGRTDMDLPVDFTTMQEHTRLMVKEALDALITMDTTVARKVLESDRIVDKINYENFHLISDAISKDPAKTREMIRCLNTSKHLERIADYATNIAEDVIYLVEGVIVRHGFVEAKGE
- a CDS encoding phosphate ABC transporter ATP-binding protein, with the protein product MTVDSIIKPVIDIKDVSIFYGDKQAVKNVSMPVRAKSVTAVIGPSGCGKSTLLRSINRMNDLIPNVRVEGEIVFDGQNIYSPKTDPAEVRRRVGMVFQKPNPFPKSIYKNIVWGPKVNNYKVDWDELVETSLRGAALWDEVKDRLHESALALSGGQQQRLCIARAIAMSPEVILMDEPCSALDPKATARVEDLIDELKDNYTIIIVTHNMQQASRVSQQTAFFYEGHLIEYGDTRKLFTNPREKRTEDYITGRFG
- the pstA gene encoding phosphate ABC transporter permease PstA — its product is MNSKRYKKDRIFKYLTVAATSFSVFILCALLYHIAHTGFSWVSWDFLNRFPSRFPQKAGIKAAIWGSLWIMGLTTLIAVPLGVATAVYLQEYAKKGMFVRLLQVNIANLAGMPSIIYGLLGLAVFVRFLGLDRSILAGALTLTLLVLPVIIIASQEAIRAVPREVKLGAYALGARRWQTITGQILPAALPGIMTGVILSLSRAIGETAPLIMVGALSYVAFVPESVNDPFTVLPLQIFNWAGRPQEEFHSLAAAAIIVLLLVLFSMNFVAIFIRQRFQRYRL
- the pstC gene encoding phosphate ABC transporter permease subunit PstC encodes the protein MIRNKYIDHGVHGFLLVCVLITVAVTLSVIFVLSEETWQFFQQVPLPDFLFGTQWQPIIKPQTFGVLPLLAGTVLIVVGASIVALPMGLLVATYLNEFASEKQRSVVKPILEILAGIPTVVYGYFALTFITPLLKAVYPETEIFNAASGALVVGIMILPMVASLVDDGFRAVPRALREGAYGLGATRYEVITQVVMPAAGSRIGAAVVLAVSRAVGETMAVTMAAGATPNMTINPFESIQTMTAYIVQVSLGDTPAGGIEYLTAFAVGTLLFVLTLLMNAVGNHFIHKMSWETT
- a CDS encoding PstS family phosphate ABC transporter substrate-binding protein translates to MRLSNLYQYAISLTVFLIGTAAGASLKSGTVSVDGSSTVYPLTEAVAEEFRGESPQIRVPIGVSGTGGGFKKFVSGEIDIVDASRPISASEIAKASKAGLTYLEIPVAYDGIAVVVNPKNTWAKTMTVAELKKIWMPESKVTKWSDVRSDWPKTEIKLYGPGPDSGTYDYFTKAIVGKEHSSRADYTKSEDDNMLVHGVAGDEGALGFFGFAYYKENESKLHAVAIDNGKGPVSPNLDSINKNTYAPLSRPVYIYVNKKSLERPEVSKFVSFYLTHAKGLSKQVGFVPLADSSYEKSLKTIAASGVPTAKVN